One part of the Andrena cerasifolii isolate SP2316 chromosome 4, iyAndCera1_principal, whole genome shotgun sequence genome encodes these proteins:
- the Ppn gene encoding proteoglycan-like sulfated glycoprotein papilin isoform X14 produces MTATRSTWSSVVLIFIVGLCAHETFAKHHHIKLRHERHRRQHGESYLPSSFLLDTDEPERGTWGPWSSPSSCSRSCGGGVAHQTRQCLDVDDNGYGRCGGASRRFFSCNIQDCAEDATDFRAEQCAEFNNVLFEGVYYNWIPYTGGPNKCELNCMPRGERFFYRHKLSVIDGTPCEPEKNDVCVEGKCMHVGCDMMLGSDVKEDACRKCGGDGSDCNTVSGVFDADDLQVGYLDILLIPKGASNIVVKEIQPSNNYLAIRNASSHYYLNGNWRIDFPRSLKFAGTIFHYSRDPQGFSAPDTITALGSTNEQIYVVLLYQDHNVGVHYEYSIPKRLSHQTDADSYAWITDEFSSCSANCGGGYQSRRVTCVRRRDSQPVDESLCDPQMEPADTEACNVDPCPPVWVEGEWGPCSKHCGEGAEQSREIKCEQVIAGGIPTVVDDSQCVKKVGPKGPTSQECNKDVPCPQFHTGPWKPCDRLCGPGKQTRKVACYKKVDGKIQVLEDEACEAEVPEREKACELRPCAGLDWVTSNWSGCDDKCGLTQETRTAYCATQDGTAYRDDKCDAEKKPELTRECETKEDCHVQWFASQWSSCSAKCGSGVQTRKVFCGTFDDETVKKVPDEKCEVDKRFNDTMNCTAVEECKGEWFAGPWSKCSKPCGGGTMSRKVICMKDNMTVPTSNCDPSMIMFSTEDCNEQPCEEDEVIPVQPEKIKDLTEEEEEDEECEVYEDEDFVTVSSSFASGEDEKSSAMPDVTEANLPSSPDSGSTASDLYDIMLGDAGHSRGDISPGEVGSGDGDNTDFTDFFTNTLEYGTTFEGSGTEETTDESEDFTTVSGITDSLGTTESEATDETVEGSTMDSSEGTTVEGSTAESMTEGSTVSGETEVTESGATEESVATEATTSSDVTSETPESTDSSESTDSSSAESVETEPTGPTESTEPSLTTSSSESESGSTEETVSPVTQATEESTVGMSTEEQSTVSGETTESGATEGTTESEATEPTMSTEVSGTEGSTESGATTESGATEATETTESGMTTETTESGMTETTESGMTTESGMTTESGMTTESGMTTESGMTTESGMTTESGMTTESGMTTESGMTTESGMTTESGMTTESGETTESGETTESGMTTESGETTTEETTVSGETTESGATTESAETTESGVTTESAETTVSGVTETTVSGLTPSTGEEETEMTEKTHISEFWTTVAREGKERKHRVCKVLRKKKTCKTSTFGCCYDGVTAAEGPFDQGCPTPQTCNETKHGCCPDNVSPATGPENQGCPESHCGETLFGCCPDGVTAAEGNDFEGCKKPCNETEFGCCPDNETPASGPDNFGCCNATEFGCCPDGIKAASGADDEGCEEEITSVTPITEEYETTTVQEDCANTTYGCCPDGVSTATGTNFEGCGVINTENCTSSYFGCCPDGVSPALGPNNYRCHMPCEDSTYGCCDDGVTPAHGPNREGCCLSTPYKCCPDNVLAARGPDFYGCGCQYTRFGCCPDNTTAARGPSNEGCGCQYTPHECCPNRFTPATGPNYEGCPCYTYQFGCCPDGITIAKGPHGQGCGCESTEFKCCSDSRTPAKGPNFAGCTCDASKYGCCPDGVEEAQGENFEGCLTVPSTPGAACALERDRGSCRDFTVKWYFDTEYGGCSRFWYGGCEGNDNRFKTQEECKEVCVSPKGKDSCHLPKISGPCEGYFPTWYYDTGRKQCGQFVYGGCLGNANKFKSREECEELCVTPDDLDPCEQTKEPGPCEGNFTRWHFNAESQACEEFRYGGCKANDNNFATEIACHQQCLQPGRRREQDICLLPALLGECHNYTQRWYYDSYEQQCRQFYYGGCGGNENNFQAEQDCHNRCQTALTTPAPSTGVEFKPDFCFLPDERGSCSGDEVKWFYDSREGVCKQFRYGGCQSNGNNFNSREECEYRCGDVQDPCTLPKVIGPCNGVDSQYYYDHRTDSCYDFEYSGCQGNKNRFQDRESCEKKCKQKASATEAAPNVTVTMPPPVEGVSKSPICYMTVNSGSCNADITAYYYDPHSQMCQAFLYGGCEGNANRFQTEEQCERLCGRFQGQDTCNLPVEPGDCRGSFQKYYYDSTSRICREFVYGGCEGNANRFSTMAECESICIHHEEPMPPGNDTSISNLSVCKEPVDSGSCTSGFTIKRFYFDEEQQTCRAFIYTGCGGNRNRFKTFESCINTCLGTTNEINVDAGKDTKDPCAEAREECNTVRCPYGKEAFVDSEDCERCRCVDPCRAQICPDGNRCAITLVATKDGTEYKGVCRSITKSGRCPRVSNSTGCEQECITDADCTGEMKCCNNGCGTSCLEPAAEEVPTTSPRPLATSPPVGAEAAAIQEPEEPRVSAQEGGYVTLKCVATGNPRPTITWRKDTTLIGFAENRRRIQLDGSLQIISLYKYDGGTYVCTADNGLGPPVRAEYQLVVTEPQELAATIIGEQSAQLTVTMNSPIALHCYAMGWPRPFVTWWRGDRMLPLSSETYEQDSDYTLVIRSVTLPTLGVYTCQAFNAIGRAASWSVTLQAVGPVYNIRPEYQQYTKYLVQPPRKPTVERPQYPYRPNRTQTPDYQTYAPVHSSRQPHIPTVSPLGGSTSLEPGHSRYRVPVNVSISVGQNQFPEGSDVSIACNVDGYPIPRVSWYKDEDLIQPSNRIQVTEVNRLVISDANREDSGRYRCEANNDYSSAFDSVEIQVAGIFIHPNCQDNTFFAKCDLIVKARYCKHKYYAKFCCRSCTEAGQLPSRGPHLNNVRRRRRHILKSLV; encoded by the exons CATCATATAAAATTGAGGCACGAGCGACACCGCCGACAACATGGGGAGAGCTATCTGCCTAGCAGCTTCCTGCTCGACACGGACGAGCCTGAACGAGGGACCTGGGGGCCGTGGTCGTCGCCCAGCTCCTGCTCCAGGTCCTGCGGCGGTGGAGTCGCCCATCAGACCAGGCAGTGCCTCGACGTAGA CGACAATGGCTACGGCAGGTGTGGCGGGGCATCGAGGCGATTCTTCTCGTGCAACATCCAG GACTGTGCTGAAGACGCGACGGATTTCCGGGCGGAGCAGTGCGCCGAGTTCAACAACGTCCTCTTCGAGGGGGTTTATTACAA TTGGATCCCTTACACCGGCGGGCCGAACAAGTGCGAACTGAATTGCATGCCACGGGGCGAGCGTTTCTTCTACCGGCACAAGCTCTCGGTGATCGACGGAACGCCGTGCGAGCCCGAGAAAAACGACGTCTGCGTCGAAGGGAAATGTATG CACGTTGGATGCGACATGATGCTGGGGAGCGACGTCAAAGAGGACGCTTGCAGGAAATGCGGCGGCGACGGTTCCGATTGCAACACTGTCTCCGGTGTGTTCGACGCGGATGATCTCCAAGTCG GGTACCTCGACATCCTGCTGATACCCAAGGGAGCGTCGAACATCGTGGTGAAGGAGATCCAGCCGTCCAACAATTACTTAG CCATTAGGAACGCCTCCAGTCACTATTACCTGAATGGAAACTGGAGGATAGACTTCCctcgtagcttgaaattcgctGGGACCATATTCCATTATTCGAGGGATCCGCAAGGTTTCTCTGCGCCTGATACCATCACTGCTTTGGGATCCACGAATGAACAGATTTACGTGGTG CTGCTCTATCAAGACCATAATGTCGGGGTGCACTATGAATACAGCATACCAAAGAGGTTGTCGCACCAAACTGACGCGGATAGCTACGCCTGGATCACCGACGAGTTTTCAAGCTGCAGTGCGAACTGCGGGGGAG GTTATCAGTCGAGGCGAGTGACTTGTGTAAGAAGGAGGGACAGCCAACCGGTGGATGAGAGCCTCTGCGATCCACAGATGGAACCAGCTGACACGGAGGCCTGCAACGTGGACCCCTGTCCACCTGTGTGGGTAGAGGGCGAATGGGGTCCTTGTAGCAAGCACTGCGGGGAAGGAGCAGAGCAGAGCAGAGAGATCAAATGCGAGCAGGTCATCGCTGGCGGAATACCAACCGTGGTGGACGATAGCCAGTGTGTGAAGAAGGTGGGACCAAAGGGCCCAACTAGCCAGGAGTGTAACAAAGACGTGCCGTGCCCTCAGTTCCACACGGGACCTTGGAAACCG TGCGATCGTTTATGCGGCCCCGGCAAGCAAACCAGGAAGGTGGCGTGCTACAAGAAAGTGGACGGCAAGATCCAAGTGCTGGAAGACGAGGCTTGCGAGGCAGAGGTTCCAGAGCGTGAGAAAGCTTGCGAGTTGAGGCCCTGCGCCGGACTCGACTGGGTCACCTCGAATTGGAGTGGA TGCGACGACAAATGCGGCCTGACTCAAGAGACCAGGACAGCTTACTGCGCGACCCAGGACGGCACTGCTTATCGGGATGACAAATGCGACGCCGAGAAGAAGCCGGAATTGACGCGGGAATGCGAGACCAAAGAGGACTGCCATGTCCAGTGGTTTGCTTCTCAATGGAGTAGT TGCTCCGCGAAATGTGGGTCCGGCGTGCAAACGCGCAAGGTGTTCTGCGGCACGTTCGACGACGAGACGGTGAAGAAGGTGCCAGACGAGAAGTGCGAGGTCGACAAGAGATTCAACGACACGATGAACTGCACCGCCGTGGAGGAGTGCAAAGGTGAATGGTTCGCTGGACCATGGAGCAAG TGTTCGAAACCGTGCGGCGGCGGCACTATGAGCCGCAAGGTGATTTGCATGAAGGACAACATGACGGTACCGACGAGCAACTGCGACCCGAGCATGATCATGTTCTCGACGGAGGATTGCAACGAACAGCCGTGCGAAGAAG ACGAGGTGATACCAGTCCAACCAGAAAAGATCAAGGATCTcaccgaggaggaggaggaggacgaggaatgcGAGGTGTACGAAGACGAAGACTTCGTAACCGTCTCCTCCAGCTTCGCGTCCGGA GAGGACGAGAAATCCAGCGCGATGCCCGATGTGACCGAAGCGAACCTCCCGAGCTCCCCCGATAGTGGATCCACAGCAAGTGATCTGTACGACATTATGCTCGGCGATGCCGGTCACAGCAGGGGCGACATATCGCCTGGGGAAGTAGGAAGTGGCGATGGGGATAATACGGACTTCACTGACTTCTTCACCAACACCCTGGAATACGGGACCACGTTCGAAGGCAGCGGGACTGAAGAGACGACGGATGAGAGTGAAGATTTCACGACGGTGTCTGGAATCACCGACTCCTTGGGCACCACAGAGTCTGAAGCCACGGATGAAACGGTGGAGGGTTCAACCATGGACTCTTCTGAAGGAACCACCGTGGAGGGATCAACTGCTGAATCGATGACGGAAGGAAGCACGGTGTCCGGTGAAACGGAAGTGACTGAATCTGGAGCGACGGAAGAGTCAGTTGCTACAGAAGCGACAACGTCGAGCGACGTTACATCCGAGACACCAGAATCCACTGATTCAAGCGAAAGCACAGATTCCTCGTCGGCCGAATCCGTGGAAACTGAACCAACCGGCCCGACAGAGTCTACGGAGCCAAGCCTCACGACCTCGTCGTCCGAAAGTGAGAGCGGGTCTACGGAAGAAACCGTTTCGCCCGTCACTCAAGCGACTGAAGAATCAACCGTGGGAATGTCGACAGAGGAGCAGTCAACGGTGTCAGGGGAGACTACGGAATCTGGCGCCACGGAAGGCACGACTGAATCGGAGGCTACGGAGCCAACGATGTCAACCGAAGTGTCAGGCACAGAAGGGTCCACCGAATCTGGAGCTACAACGGAGTCTGGAGCAACAGAAGCGACGGAAACAACGGAATCCGGAATGACAACTGAAACCACTGAATCTGGCATGACAGAGACTACTGAGTCTGGAATGACCACCGAGTCTGGTATGACCACCGAGTCTGGTATGACCACCGAGTCTGGTATGACTACCGAGTCTGGTATGACCACCGAGTCTGGTATGACTACCGAGTCTGGTATGACTACCGAGTCAGGTATGACCACAGAGTCTGGTATGACCACTGAGTCTGGCATGACTACTGAGTCAGGTATGACTACCGAATCTGGTGAAACTACCGAGTCTGGTGAAACTACTGAGTCTGGTATGACTACCGAATCAGGTGAAACGACGACAGAAGAGACGACGGTATCTGGAGAGACGACAGAATCGGGAGCTACAACAGAGTCCGCGGAGACTACGGAATCTGGTGTCACGACTGAATCAGCTGAAACCACTGTGTCTGGGGTTACAGAGACAACTGTCTCTGGATTGACGCCGTCCACGGGCGAAGAGGAGACGGAAATGACCGAGAAAACGCATA TATCTGAATTCTGGACCACCGTCGCCCGAGAAGGCAAGGAGCGCAAGCACCGCGTGTGCAAGGTTCTCAGGAAGAAGAAAACTTGCAAGACCTCCACCTTCGGCTGTTGTTACGACGGAGTCACCGCGGCAGAGGGTCCATTCGACCAGGGTTGTCCAACACCACAGACATGTAACGAGACCAAGCATGGTTGCTGTCCTGACAATGTGTCCCCTGCTACTGGCCCAGAGAATCAAGGATGCCCAGAGTCTCATTGTGGAGAGACACTGTTCGGTTGCTGCCCTGACGGAGTCACTGCTGCTGAAGGCAACGATTTCGAGGGTTGCAAGAAGCCTTGCAACGAGACAGA GTTTGGTTGCTGTCCAGACAACGAAACTCCAGCCAGCGGGCCGGACAATTTCGGATGCTGTAACGCCACCGAATTCGGTTGCTGTCCGGATGGAATTAAGGCAGCTTCTGGCGCAGACGATGAAG GTTGCGAGGAAGAGATCACTTCTGTCACTCCTATCACTGAGGAATACGAGACGACCACTGTGCAGGAAGACTGCGCAAACACGACTTATGGTTGCTGTCCAGATGGAGTTTCAACTGCAACCGGCACGAACTTCGAGGGATGTGGGGTCATCAATACCGAGAACTGCACCTCGTCATACTTTGGCTGCTGCCCTGACGGTGTCTCGCCAG CTCTGGGACCAAACAACTATCGCTGCCATATGCCATGCGAGGACAGCACTTACGGTTGCTGCGACGATGGCGTCACGCCTGCACATGGACCGAACAGAGAGGGTTGCTGCCTGTCGACACCGTACAAGTGCTGTCCGGACAACGTGCTGGCGGCACGTGGACCGGATTTCTACGGTTGTGGCTGCCAATACACAAGATTCGGCTGTTGCCCAGATAATACCACTGCGGCGCGTGGGCCGAGTAACGAGGGGTGCGGCTGCCAATACACGCCCCACGAATGCTGTCCAAATCGTTTCACGCCGGCCACTGGACCGAACTACGAAGGCTGTCCGTGCTACACTTATCAGTTTGGATGCTGCCCCGATGGCATCACTATTGCCAAAGGACCTCACGGACAGG GCTGCGGGTGTGAGAGTACAGAGTTCAAGTGCTGCTCCGACAGCAGAACCCCAGCGAAGGGACCGAACTTCGCCGGGTGTACTTGCGACGCCTCGAAATATGGCTGTTGCCCAGACGGAGTCGAGGAAGCGCAGGGAGAGAACTTCGAGGGCTGTCTCACGGTTCCGTCAACCCCTGGAGCGGCCTGCGCACTCGAAAGGGACAGAGGTTCTTGCAGGGACTTCACCGTCAAGTGGTACTTCGACACGGAATACGGCGGTTGCTCGAGATTCTGGTACGGCGGCTGCGAGGGTAACGATAATCGATTCAAGACTCAAGAGGAGTGCAAGGAGGTGTGCGTATCGCCGAAAGGAAAAG ATTCCTGCCATCTACCAAAAATCTCCGGACCCTGCGAAGGCTACTTCCCCACGTGGTACTACGACACTGGTAGAAAACAGTGCGGTCAGTTTGTCTATGGCGGCTGTCTTGGAAACGCGAATAAGTTTAAGAGTAGAGAAGAGTGCGAAGAGCTTTGCGTTACTCCTGACGATCTTG ATCCCTGCGAGCAAACGAAGGAACCAGGCCCCTGCGAAGGCAACTTCACCAGGTGGCACTTCAACGCGGAATCGCAAGCCTGCGAGGAATTCAGGTACGGTGGCTGCAAAGCGAACGACAATAACTTCGCCACGGAGATCGCATGTCATCAGCAATGCCTGCAGCCAGGAAGAAGACGAG AGCAAGACATTTGTCTGTTGCCCGCGCTGCTGGGAGAATGCCACAACTACACTCAGCGATGGTACTACGATTCTTACGAGCAACAGTGCAGGCAATTCTATTACGGCGGCTGCGGTGGTAACGAGAATAATTTCCAAGCCGAGCAGGATTGTCATAACAGGTGTCAGACTGCGCTCACCACGCCTGCTCCATCGACGGGGGTTGAATTTAAACCAG ACTTCTGCTTCCTTCCTGACGAGCGTGGCTCGTGCTCCGGCGATGAAGTTAAATGGTTCTACGACAGCAGGGAGGGTGTCTGCAAGCAGTTCAGATATGGCGGTTGCCAGAGCAATGGGAACAACTTCAACTCGAGGGAGGAATGCGAGTATCGGTGTGGCGACGTTCAAG ATCCTTGCACCCTGCCCAAAGTCATCGGCCCTTGCAATGGCGTCGACAGTCAGTACTACTACGATCACCGTACGGATTCCTGCTACGACTTCGAGTACAGTGGGTGCCAAGGTAACAAGAACCGCTTCCAGGACAGAGAATCCTGCGAGAAGAAGTGCAAGCAGAAAGCCTCCGCAACGGAAGCTGCTCCGAATGTCACCGTCACAATGCCGCCCCCAGTCGAGGGTGTCTCGAAGAGTCCGATTTGTTACATGACTGTCAATTCTGGCTCTTGCAACGCTGACATCACTGCCTATTATTACGATCCACACAGCCAGATGTGTCAGGCGTTCCTCTATGGTGGCTGCGAAGGAAACGCGAATCGCTTCCAGACGGAGGAGCAGTGCGAACGTCTTTGTGGAAGGTTCCAGGGACAAG ATACTTGCAACCTGCCAGTGGAGCCTGGCGACTGTAGGGGCTCCTTCCAGAAATACTATTACGACTCGACTAGCCGTATCTGCCGCGAATTCGTGTACGGTGGATGCGAGGGCAACGCAAACAGATTCAGCACGATGGCCGAGTGCGAGTCGATTTGCATTCATCACGAGGAGCCTATGCCACCTGGAAACGACACCAGTATTTCGAATCTAT CGGTGTGCAAGGAACCGGTCGACAGCGGGTCCTGTACCTCCGGTTTCACGATCAAACGGTTCTACTTCGACGAGGAACAACAGACCTGTCGCGCGTTCATTTACACCGGATGCGGTGGCAATCGTAACAGATTCAAGACCTTCGAGTCTTGCATTAACACTTGCCTTGGGA CCACTAACGAGATCAACGTAGACGCCGGGAAAGACACAAAGGACCCTTGCGCGGAAGCTCGCGAGGAATGCAATACCGTTCGCTGCCCTTACGGCAAGGAGGCCTTCGTGGACTCCGAGGATTGCGAGCGATGCCGCTGCGTGGATCCTTGCAGGGCACAGATTTGCCCCGACGGCAACAGATGTGCTATCACCTTGGTCGCCACCAAGGATGGCACCGAGTACAAGGGTGTCTGCAGATCAA TCACGAAATCAGGTCGCTGTCCAAGGGTGTCGAACAGTACTGGATGCGAACAAGAGTGCATCACGGATGCAGATTGCACTGGGGAAATGAAGTGTTGCAACAATGGTTGCGGAACTTCTTGTCTGGAACCAGCTGCTGAGGAGGTTCCAACGACCTCGCCAAGGCCATTGGCCACTTCTCCCCCGGTTGGGGCAGAAGCTGCCGCCATTCAGGAACCCGAAGAGCCACGGGTCAGCGCTCAGGAGGGTGGTTACGTGACGCTGAAGTGCGTGGCCACCGGAAATCCCAGACCGACCATCACGTGGAGGAAGGACACGACATTG ATCGGTTTCGCAGAGAACAGACGGCGCATACAGCTCGATGGATCCCTCCAGATCATCAGCCTGTACAAATACGACGGTGGAACTTACGTCTGCACCGCTGACAATGGTCTAGGGCCACCGGTAAGAGCGGAATACCAATTGGTGGTCACAG AGCCGCAAGAACTGGCTGCCACCATAATCGGGGAGCAAAGCGCGCAGTTGACGGTCACCATGAACTCGCCCATAGCCCTGCATTGCTACGCAATGGGCTGGCCGCGACCCTTCGTCACCTGGTGGCGAGGTGATCGTATGTTGCCGTTGTCCTCGGAGACCTATGAGCAGGACTCCGATTACACTCTCGTGATTCGATCGGTGACACTGCCCACCCTCGGTGTCTACACTTGTCAAGCCTTCAACGCGATCGGCAGGGCGGCATCCTGGTCGGTCACCCTGCAAGCTGTTGGCCCCGTTTACAATATCAGACCCGAGTACCAGCAGTACACCAAATACCTGGTCCAACCACCTAGGAAACCCACCGTAGAGAGACCACAGTATCCTTACAGACCCAATCGAACGCAGACTCCCGACTATCAAACCTACGCGCCCGTCCATTCCTCTAGACAGCCCCATATTCCCACGGTTAGTCCTCTTGGAGGAAGCACTAGCTTGGAGCCTGGTCACTCTAGGTACAGAG TTCCTGTCAATGTCAGCATATCGGTAGGGCAGAATCAGTTCCCTGAAGGAAGCGACGTCAGTATTGCCTGCAACGTCGACGGCTATCCCATTCCCCGAGTGTCGTGGTACAAGGATGAAGACTTGATTCAGCCCAGCAATCGAATTCAGGTTACTG AAGTGAACAGACTCGTGATCAGCGACGCGAACCGAGAGGATTCTGGTCGATATCGTTGCGAGGCCAACAACGATTACTCGTCGGCTTTCGACAGCGTGGAGATACAAGTTGCTG GAATCTTCATCCACCCGAACTGCCAGGACAACACGTTCTTCGCCAAGTGCGACCTGATCGTGAAGGCCAGATACTGCAAGCACAAGTACTACGCGAAATTCTGTTGCCGCTCGTGCACGGAAGCCGGCCAGCTGCCCTCCAGGGGACCGCACCTGAACAACGTGAGAAGGAGGCGGAGGCACATCCTGAAGAGTCTCGTCTAA